In Burkholderia pseudomultivorans, the DNA window GCGCGGGATAGTGCGGCCGGCGCGGCGCCGGTCGCCCGCCGATTCATTTCGGCAGCGGCTCGAGCAGCCGGCGCGCGGCTTCGACGACGCGCGTGGACAGCGACGCCATCGTCGGCGACTGCACGGTCCACGCGTGCCAGTACAGCGCGACGTCGGTCGGATGTGCCGGTGCGAGATCGACGAGCCCCTGCGCGTCGAGCGGCGCGCCGCCGATCAGCGGCTCGGGCACCATCGCATAGCCGAGCCCGTGCCGCACCGCCGCGAAGTGCGCGTGCGTGCCCGGCACGTAGTGGCAGGGATAGGCGCCGTCCGGCAGCCCGAATTTTTCTTCCAGGAACGACGACTGCAGCGTGTCGCGCCGCGAATACGCGACCACCGGTGCGCGCCGCGCGCTCGCGCGGTTCAGCCCGCGCGGAAACCAGCGCACCGCGAACGCGGCGGCCGCGAGCAGCCGGTAGCGCATCGTGCCGAGCGGCGTCGCGACGCAGCCGCGCATCGGCTTCGGCTCGGTCGTCACGCAGCCGATCGCCATCCCGCTCTCGAGTAGCGCGAACGTGTGGTCCTGATCCTCGACGATCAGCTCGAACAGGATGCGCTCGCCCGCCAGCACCGAGGTCAGCGCGGGCAGGAACCAGGTGCCGAGGCTGTCGGAGTTGAGCGCGATCGTGACGGAGATCGGCGATTCGCGCTCGGTTGCGAGCATGCTTTGCAGGTCGGCCTGCAGCAGCGCGACGCGGCGCAGGTGCTGCAGCACGCGCTGCCCGGCCACCGTCGGCCGGCACGGCCGCGTGCGCAGCACGAGCGGCGTGCCGAGGCTCGCCTCCAGCGCGCGCACGCGCTGCGTGACCGCGGATGCGGTCACGTGCAGCCGCACGGCGGCCTGCTCGAAGCTGCCGGTGTCGGCGACGGCCAGAAGCGCGGCGGCCTGCTTCGGATCGATCGTCATCGACATGTCGACGGAATTCCTGTGAACGCAAGACGTGAACAGGGCGTAGTGTAAGTCAGCGTACGCGAGCGGCCGGTCGCGGCGTATCGTCCCGCCGCCCCGGAATCCACCGCACGCCGTGCGTCGGCGGCGCGCATTTTGGCCTACGCTATAAGTCGACACGAACCGGCGACGGAGCGCCCTCACGATGATCTTCCGGCAACTCTTCGACCCGCAATCGTCTACCTACACCTACCTGCTCGCCGACCACGCATCGCGCGAGGCGCTGCTGATCGACCCGGTCTTCGAACAGGTGCGCCGCGACTCGGCGCTGCTCGACGAACTGGGCTTGCGGCTCGTCGCAACCGTCGACACGCACGTGCACGCCGATCACGTGACGGGCGCGTGGCTGCTGAAGCAGCGCACCGGCAGCGCGATCGCGATCTCGGCGGCGAGCGGCGCGCAGGGCGCCGATCGCTATCTGCGCGACGGCGATCGCTGCGCATTCGGCGCGCGCTACCTGACCGTGCGCGCGACGCCGGGCCATACGAACGGCTGCATCAGCCTCGTGCTCGACGACGAATCGATGGCCTTCACCGGCGACTGCCTGTTGATCCGCGGCACGGGGCGCACCGATTTCCAGCAGGGCGATCCGCGCGCGTTGTATCGCGCGGTGCACGGCCGGCTGTTCACGCTGCCGGCCGCCTGCCTGCTGTATCCCGCGCACGACTATCGCGGGCTGACGGCGACGAGCGTCGGCGAGGAGCGGCGCTTCAATCCGCGCCTCGGCGGCGATCTCAGCGAAGACGATTTCGCCGGCTACATGCACAACCTCGGCCTTCCGCATCCGCGACAGATCGACGTCGCGGTGCCCGCGAACCTGCAGTGCGGGGTCGCCGCGAGTGCGCCCGACGCGCAGGCGGAGGCCGACTGGGCGCCGCTCGTCTATACGTTCGCCGGCTTCTGGGAAATCGACCCGCAGTGGCTCGAGGATCATCTGCCGGCGGTGCAGGTCGTCGACGTGCGCGAGCCCGACGAGTTCACGGGCCCGCTCGGCCACCTGCCCGGCGCGACGTCGATTCCGCTCGGCGAGCTGGCCGCGCGCGCCGGCGAGCTCGCACGCGACCGGCCGGTCGTGACCGTGTGCCGGGCCGGCGGGCGTTCCGCGCAGGCGACCGTGCTGCTGCGCAAGGCCGGTTTCGATGCGGTCGCGAATCTCGGCGGCGGGATGCTGCGCTGGCGCGCGGAAGGGCGGCTCGCGATGGACGGCACGGCGTAGCGCCGGCATGACCGGAAAATATCCGCACGCATGTCGAATCGGCCGGCTGCCGTTCGTCGTCACGGTATCCGACCATGCGGCGCCGCGACACGGCGCCCGAATCCCAGAGAGGCCGCGCAATGATGCCGACGCTTTACGCCCATCCGTTTTCGTCCTACTGCCAGAAGGTGCTGACCGCGCTGTACGAGAACGGCACGCCGTTCGATTACCGTCTGCTGCCGCACGACGATCCGAAACCGATGCAGGAGCTGGCCGCGCTGTGGCCGATGAAGCGCTTTCCGGTGCTGGTCGACGCAGGCCGCACGATCATCGAGGCGACCATCATCGTCGAGTATCTCGGGCTCAGATATCCGGGGCCCGTGCGCCTGCTGCCCGACGATCCGAACGACGCGATCGAGGTGCGGATGATGGATCGTTTCTTCGACAACTACGTGGCGACGCCGCAGCAGAAGGTCGTGTACGACGCGCTGCGTCCGGCGGCCGAGCGCGACGCGCGGGGTGTCGCCGACGCGCGCGCGATGCTGGAAAAATCCTATGCCTGGCTCGACGCGAAGATGGCCGATCGCGAATGGGCGGCCGGCGACCGCTTCAGCCTTGCCGACTGCGGCGCCGCGCCATTCCTGTTCTACGCGGACTGGACCCACCGGATCGATCCGTCGTTCGCGAACGTGATTGCGTATCGCAAGCGTCTGCTTGCGCGGCCGTCGTTCGCGCGCGCCGTCGACGAGGCGCGGCCGTTCCGTTCGTTCTTTCCGCTCGGCGCGCCGGATCGCGACTGACGCATGC includes these proteins:
- a CDS encoding rhodanese-like domain-containing protein; the protein is MIFRQLFDPQSSTYTYLLADHASREALLIDPVFEQVRRDSALLDELGLRLVATVDTHVHADHVTGAWLLKQRTGSAIAISAASGAQGADRYLRDGDRCAFGARYLTVRATPGHTNGCISLVLDDESMAFTGDCLLIRGTGRTDFQQGDPRALYRAVHGRLFTLPAACLLYPAHDYRGLTATSVGEERRFNPRLGGDLSEDDFAGYMHNLGLPHPRQIDVAVPANLQCGVAASAPDAQAEADWAPLVYTFAGFWEIDPQWLEDHLPAVQVVDVREPDEFTGPLGHLPGATSIPLGELAARAGELARDRPVVTVCRAGGRSAQATVLLRKAGFDAVANLGGGMLRWRAEGRLAMDGTA
- a CDS encoding glutathione S-transferase family protein, whose protein sequence is MMPTLYAHPFSSYCQKVLTALYENGTPFDYRLLPHDDPKPMQELAALWPMKRFPVLVDAGRTIIEATIIVEYLGLRYPGPVRLLPDDPNDAIEVRMMDRFFDNYVATPQQKVVYDALRPAAERDARGVADARAMLEKSYAWLDAKMADREWAAGDRFSLADCGAAPFLFYADWTHRIDPSFANVIAYRKRLLARPSFARAVDEARPFRSFFPLGAPDRD
- a CDS encoding HTH-type transcriptional regulator ArgP, translated to MTIDPKQAAALLAVADTGSFEQAAVRLHVTASAVTQRVRALEASLGTPLVLRTRPCRPTVAGQRVLQHLRRVALLQADLQSMLATERESPISVTIALNSDSLGTWFLPALTSVLAGERILFELIVEDQDHTFALLESGMAIGCVTTEPKPMRGCVATPLGTMRYRLLAAAAFAVRWFPRGLNRASARRAPVVAYSRRDTLQSSFLEEKFGLPDGAYPCHYVPGTHAHFAAVRHGLGYAMVPEPLIGGAPLDAQGLVDLAPAHPTDVALYWHAWTVQSPTMASLSTRVVEAARRLLEPLPK